AGAATTTTCAACAGCATCGGCAGGGATACTGCAAAGCTGCGCGTCGGTATATCCGTTTTGATTCACGCACTTTCCTTCGAGGGCTGCTTCAACATTGATTTCTGTATCGCAGCAGTTAAAAGATGAACAACAAGATTCATCGCTTTTTACCAAATCCGCGTAATGTTCACGGACAGCTGTTTTAATCTGCTCTGCATTGTGGGTTGTCATATTCTATCTCTTTTTATTAAATTCGGTTCTATTGACATTTGTGTGGGATATATCCCTAATTCGCCAATAAACACTCAATCTTCTGTTTTCTCTCACGCATCAGGTTTCACGTATTACCCATTAGACATTAGCCTCAATTCCACGAGGAATGTGGGGAATTTTCCCATGTCCTAGTAAACAATTCACGCTCATAATGGTCAATGCGGCAGATTCACGCAGAAATCCAACAGCTCAATCAACAGGGAGCGCATTTCGCTGCGTTGAACAATCCGGTCGATCATCCCATGTTCTAACAAGAACTCTGCCTTTTGGAAATTCTCGGGGAGTTGCTGTTTAATGCTTGCAGTAGCGAGGGGACCAGCGAAGCCGATTCGGGCACCCGGTTCTGCGAGAATGATATGCGCCAACGAGGCATAACTCGCAGTGGATCCGCCAAAGGTTGGGTCTGCCATCACAGAGATATAGGGGAGTCCTGCTTCTGCGTGTTTCACACAAACCGCTGAAGTCTTCGCCATCTGCATCAACGATAGCGTGCCTTCTTGCATTCGCATCCCGCCGCTCCGCGAGACAATGATTAACGGCAATCGGTTCTGCGTGGCATATTCAATATTGCGAGTAACCTTTTCTCCCACAACCGCTCCCATCGTACCGCCTCTAACC
This sequence is a window from Candidatus Poribacteria bacterium. Protein-coding genes within it:
- a CDS encoding acetyl-CoA carboxylase carboxyl transferase subunit beta; protein product: MATSAAITCQSCSAEISEKAFLDAHKVCSECGYHYPMTAYERLELLVDAGSFDEHDAGLYSTNPLDFPDYEEQLARDYAKTGLKSEILTGEAKIGGLAVAITISDFGVRGGTMGAVVGEKVTRNIEYATQNRLPLIIVSRSGGMRMQEGTLSLMQMAKTSAVCVKHAEAGLPYISVMADPTFGGSTASYASLAHIILAEPGARIGFAGPLATASIKQQLPENFQKAEFLLEHGMIDRIVQRSEMRSLLIELLDFCVNLPH